One Marinibacterium anthonyi genomic region harbors:
- the fda gene encoding Fructose-bisphosphate aldolase class 1 — MPNPTQTDKISKGQGFIAALDQSGGSTPKALKLYGIEEDAYGSEPEMFDLIHQMRARIIKSPAFSGDKIVGAILFEQTMDRDIDGTPTAEYLWETCGVVPFLKVDKGLADAENGVKLMKPIPGLDALLERAVAKGMYGTKMRSVVDAADPVGIKAIVDQQFEIGKQILAHGLVPIIEPEVTISIPDKAEAEEILKTEILAHLDVLPDDQIVMLKLTLPTVANTYKALVDHPKVLKVVALSGGYSRDEANEKLSQNTGIIASFSRALTEGLSAQQSDVDFDATLGAAVGSIHAASVAG, encoded by the coding sequence ATGCCCAACCCGACCCAGACCGACAAGATTTCCAAAGGCCAGGGCTTCATCGCCGCGCTCGACCAAAGCGGCGGCTCGACCCCGAAGGCCCTGAAGCTATACGGGATCGAGGAAGACGCCTATGGCTCCGAGCCCGAGATGTTCGACCTGATCCACCAGATGCGCGCGCGCATCATCAAGTCCCCCGCCTTCAGTGGCGACAAGATCGTCGGCGCCATCCTGTTCGAACAGACCATGGACCGCGATATCGACGGCACGCCCACCGCCGAATACCTGTGGGAAACCTGCGGCGTGGTGCCCTTCCTGAAGGTGGACAAGGGCCTGGCCGACGCCGAAAACGGCGTGAAGCTGATGAAACCGATCCCCGGCCTCGACGCCCTGCTCGAACGCGCCGTCGCCAAGGGCATGTACGGCACCAAGATGCGGTCGGTGGTCGACGCCGCCGACCCGGTCGGCATCAAGGCGATCGTCGACCAGCAGTTCGAGATCGGCAAGCAGATCCTGGCCCACGGCCTGGTTCCGATCATCGAGCCCGAGGTGACCATTTCGATCCCCGACAAGGCCGAGGCCGAAGAGATCCTGAAGACCGAGATCCTGGCCCATCTCGACGTCCTGCCCGACGACCAGATCGTGATGCTCAAGCTCACGCTGCCGACGGTGGCCAATACCTACAAGGCGCTGGTCGATCACCCGAAGGTGCTGAAGGTCGTGGCACTGTCGGGCGGCTATTCGCGCGACGAGGCCAACGAGAAGCTCAGCCAGAACACCGGCATCATCGCCAGCTTCTCGCGCGCCCTGACCGAAGGTCTGTCGGCACAGCAAAGCGACGTAGACTTCGACGCCACCCTTGGCGCAGCGGTCGGCAGCATCCACGCGGCCTCCGTCGCGGGCTGA
- a CDS encoding putative acyltransferase, which yields MFSKSKINEPGPKGPEGDKPAPAATPEMPSAPRQTDYKPTPPKAKPPASVLSSDLHITGNIKTSGDIQVEGTVEGDIRAHLLTIGETATIKGEVTADDVVVNGRIVGRVRGLKVRLTATARVEGDIIHKTIAIESGAHFEGSVQRQDDPLSQGRKPGAPAPAAAAPSTDT from the coding sequence ATGTTTTCTAAGAGCAAAATCAATGAGCCCGGCCCCAAGGGCCCCGAAGGCGACAAGCCTGCGCCTGCTGCAACGCCCGAGATGCCGTCGGCTCCGCGTCAGACCGACTACAAGCCCACGCCGCCCAAGGCCAAGCCCCCTGCATCGGTCCTGTCGTCGGATCTGCACATCACCGGCAACATCAAGACCAGCGGCGACATCCAGGTCGAGGGCACCGTCGAAGGTGACATCCGCGCGCATCTGCTGACCATCGGCGAGACCGCGACGATCAAGGGCGAGGTCACCGCCGACGACGTCGTCGTGAACGGCCGCATCGTGGGCCGCGTGCGGGGCCTGAAGGTCCGCCTGACCGCCACCGCGCGGGTCGAAGGCGACATCATCCACAAGACCATCGCGATCGAAAGCGGCGCCCATTTCGAAGGCTCCGTGCAGCGCCAGGACGATCCGCTGAGCCAGGGCCGCAAGCCCGGCGCACCGGCGCCCGCAGCAGCGGCACCGTCCACGGACACCTGA
- a CDS encoding Glycyl-glycine endopeptidase ALE-1 precursor — MQKRLAVKINRVVEPWFPERRVFLKSDTDTRFIRLRPVTQLAAYTVGGGVLCWAILATAIVAMDGIGSGSYREQAKRDLETYSARLDALAEQRDARADEALAAQDRFNAALTQISAMQSELLASETRRIELETGIGVIQSTLRSTMKDREAARSKLAAVEAEMDDPRTPALAEGNGAPTELLAEALERTARERDQIRADAAQALTRADDLERELGLMQDRNDMIFRQIEDAMTVSVEPLDKMFRAAGLNTDRLIEQVRRGYSGQGGPLTPLSFSTRGEEPSPDQIRANRALKEMDTLNLYRIAASKAPFAVPVHDAFRFTSGFGYRRDPKTGGRRMHKGVDFAASTGTPIYSTGDGVVTHAGWENGYGRLVTIKHDFGIETRYGHMSKIRVKVGQRVSRGDRIGDMGASGRVTGVHLHYEVRVNGTAVNPMTYIKAAKDVF; from the coding sequence GTGCAAAAGCGTCTTGCTGTAAAGATAAACCGTGTCGTGGAACCATGGTTCCCGGAACGGCGCGTTTTTTTGAAATCCGATACGGATACGCGGTTCATTCGCCTGCGGCCGGTCACGCAACTGGCCGCCTACACGGTGGGTGGGGGCGTTCTGTGCTGGGCGATCCTGGCAACGGCGATCGTGGCGATGGATGGCATCGGGTCGGGCAGTTACCGGGAACAGGCCAAGCGGGACCTGGAAACCTACAGCGCCCGGCTGGATGCCCTGGCCGAACAGCGCGATGCCCGCGCCGACGAGGCGCTGGCCGCGCAGGACCGCTTCAACGCGGCGCTGACGCAGATCTCGGCCATGCAGTCCGAACTGCTGGCCTCGGAAACCCGCCGGATCGAGCTTGAGACCGGGATCGGCGTGATCCAGTCCACCTTGCGGTCCACGATGAAGGACCGCGAAGCCGCGCGCAGCAAGCTGGCCGCCGTCGAGGCCGAGATGGACGATCCGCGTACCCCTGCCCTCGCCGAGGGCAACGGCGCGCCGACCGAATTGCTGGCCGAGGCCCTTGAGCGCACCGCGCGCGAACGCGACCAGATCCGGGCCGACGCGGCCCAGGCGCTGACCCGCGCCGACGACCTGGAACGCGAACTGGGCCTGATGCAAGACCGCAACGACATGATCTTCCGCCAGATCGAGGACGCGATGACCGTGTCCGTCGAACCCCTGGACAAGATGTTCCGCGCCGCGGGCCTGAACACCGACCGGTTGATTGAACAGGTTCGCCGGGGCTATTCCGGCCAGGGCGGCCCGCTGACACCGCTCAGCTTCTCGACCCGGGGCGAAGAACCCTCGCCCGACCAGATCCGCGCCAACCGCGCGCTCAAGGAAATGGACACGCTGAACCTCTATCGCATCGCCGCCTCGAAGGCGCCCTTTGCGGTCCCGGTCCATGACGCGTTCCGCTTCACATCCGGCTTCGGCTACCGCCGCGATCCCAAGACCGGCGGCCGCCGGATGCACAAGGGCGTCGACTTTGCCGCCTCCACGGGCACACCGATCTATTCGACCGGCGACGGCGTGGTGACCCATGCCGGCTGGGAAAACGGATACGGGCGCCTGGTCACCATCAAGCACGACTTCGGGATCGAGACACGCTACGGGCATATGTCGAAAATCCGCGTGAAGGTCGGGCAAAGGGTCTCGCGCGGGGACCGGATTGGTGATATGGGAGCTTCCGGACGTGTGACGGGCGTGCATTTGCACTATGAAGTCCGTGTGAACGGGACTGCCGTCAATCCGATGACCTATATCAAGGCTGCGAAAGATGTTTTCTAA
- the ppiB_2 gene encoding Peptidyl-prolyl cis-trans isomerase B, with protein MQMRKLVVALALLAAGPAAATELEIQIAGEGANGTVTVDLFDDVAPGHVERITTLADEGAYDGVYFHRVIDGFMAQTGDVEFAKKGGDMRKAGMGGSKYPDLKAEFSDEDFDRGVIGMARSSDPDSANSQFFIMFAPAPHLNGQYTVVGKVIDGMDVVDQIKRGTGPNGAVIGEPDRMVSVRVVE; from the coding sequence ATGCAGATGCGTAAGCTGGTCGTTGCGCTGGCTCTGCTGGCGGCCGGACCGGCCGCCGCGACCGAGCTTGAGATCCAGATCGCGGGCGAGGGCGCCAATGGCACCGTCACCGTCGACCTGTTCGACGACGTCGCGCCGGGGCACGTGGAACGCATCACCACGCTGGCGGACGAAGGCGCCTATGACGGCGTCTACTTTCACCGGGTGATCGACGGGTTCATGGCCCAGACCGGGGACGTCGAATTCGCCAAGAAGGGCGGCGACATGCGCAAGGCCGGGATGGGCGGATCCAAGTATCCGGACCTGAAGGCCGAATTCTCGGACGAGGATTTCGACCGTGGGGTAATCGGCATGGCCCGGTCCTCCGATCCCGACAGCGCCAACAGCCAGTTCTTCATCATGTTCGCGCCCGCGCCCCATCTGAACGGCCAGTACACGGTGGTCGGCAAGGTGATCGACGGCATGGACGTGGTCGACCAGATCAAGCGCGGCACCGGCCCGAACGGCGCCGTGATCGGCGAGCCCGACCGCATGGTGTCGGTGCGCGTGGTCGAATAA
- the acoA gene encoding Acetoin:2,6-dichlorophenolindophenol oxidoreductase subunit alpha — protein MAARRTTKKPNVSADELKAFYKDMLLIRRFEEKAGQLYGMGLIGGFCHLYIGQEAVVVGLEAATEEGDKRITTYRDHGHMLACGMDPNGVMAELTGREGGYSRGKGGSMHMFSKEKDFYGGHGIVGANVPLGAGLAFADKYLENGRVTFTYFGDGAANQGQVYETFNMAALWKLPVVFVIENNQYAMGTSQKRSTSSPDIYHRGAAFGIPGEAVDGMDVLAVKEAGEKAVKHCREGNGPYILEVKTYRYRGHSMSDPAKYRTREEVQKVREEKDAIEHVRDLLLTGGHATEEDLKAIDKDIKAVVNASAEFAKESPEPAPEELWTDIITDVAPQTA, from the coding sequence ATGGCAGCCCGGAGAACCACCAAGAAACCGAACGTTTCAGCCGACGAACTCAAGGCCTTCTACAAGGACATGTTGCTGATCCGGCGATTCGAAGAGAAGGCCGGGCAGCTGTATGGCATGGGTCTGATCGGCGGTTTCTGTCACCTCTATATCGGCCAGGAGGCCGTTGTCGTCGGCCTGGAGGCCGCGACCGAAGAGGGCGACAAACGGATCACGACCTATCGCGATCACGGCCACATGCTGGCCTGCGGCATGGACCCCAACGGCGTCATGGCCGAGCTGACCGGCCGCGAAGGCGGTTATTCCCGCGGCAAGGGCGGCTCGATGCACATGTTCTCGAAGGAGAAGGATTTTTACGGCGGACACGGCATCGTGGGCGCCAACGTGCCGCTTGGCGCGGGCCTGGCATTCGCCGACAAGTACCTGGAGAACGGGCGCGTGACCTTCACCTATTTCGGTGACGGCGCCGCGAACCAGGGCCAGGTCTACGAGACCTTCAACATGGCCGCGCTGTGGAAGCTGCCCGTCGTCTTCGTCATCGAGAACAACCAGTACGCCATGGGCACGTCGCAGAAGCGGTCGACCTCGTCGCCCGACATCTATCACCGTGGCGCCGCCTTCGGCATCCCGGGCGAAGCGGTCGACGGCATGGACGTTCTGGCCGTCAAGGAAGCCGGCGAGAAGGCGGTCAAGCACTGCCGCGAAGGAAACGGCCCCTACATCCTCGAGGTCAAGACCTACCGTTATCGCGGGCATTCGATGTCCGACCCGGCCAAGTACCGGACCCGCGAAGAGGTCCAGAAGGTGCGCGAGGAAAAGGACGCGATCGAGCATGTGCGCGACCTGCTGCTGACCGGCGGCCACGCGACCGAGGAAGACCTCAAGGCGATCGACAAGGACATCAAGGCCGTGGTCAACGCCTCGGCCGAATTCGCCAAGGAAAGCCCGGAGCCGGCGCCCGAAGAGCTTTGGACCGACATCATCACCGACGTAGCACCGCAGACCGCCTGA
- the bfmBAB gene encoding 2-oxoisovalerate dehydrogenase subunit beta — protein MATEILMPALSPTMEEGTLAKWLVKEGDTVSSGDILAEIETDKATMEFEAVDEGTVGKILIAEGTEGVKVNTPIAVLLDEGESADDIDTSTGAPAPAEAVSQESDEAPAPAKAAAQPKAPEPDTSPDWPEGTQMQKMTVREALNSAMAEEMRADDTVFVMGEEVAEYQGAYKITQNLLDEFGPKRVIDTPITEHGFAGIGVGASWGKLKPIVEFMTWNFAMQAIDQIINSAAKTLYMSGGQMGSPIVFRGPNGAAARVGAQHSQDYSAWYASVPGLKVVMPYTAADAKGLLKSAIRDPNPVVFLENEILYGKSFDVPVMDDFTIPFGKARIAKSGTDVTLVSYGIGMTYAMEAAEKLAEDGIDAEVIDLRTLRPLDYDTVIASVMKTNRCVTVEEGWPVGSIGNHLSATIMERAFDYLDAPVINCTGKDVPMPYAANLEKLALVTTDEVIEAVKKVTYR, from the coding sequence ATGGCAACAGAAATTCTCATGCCCGCCCTGTCCCCCACGATGGAGGAAGGCACGCTGGCGAAATGGCTGGTGAAGGAAGGCGATACCGTATCGTCCGGCGATATCCTGGCCGAGATCGAGACCGACAAGGCGACGATGGAATTCGAAGCCGTCGATGAAGGCACCGTCGGCAAGATCCTGATCGCGGAAGGCACCGAAGGGGTCAAGGTCAACACCCCCATCGCCGTACTGCTGGACGAAGGCGAAAGCGCCGACGACATCGACACGTCCACCGGCGCGCCCGCCCCTGCCGAGGCGGTCTCGCAAGAGAGCGACGAGGCGCCCGCGCCCGCGAAGGCCGCGGCCCAGCCCAAGGCGCCCGAACCGGACACCAGCCCGGACTGGCCCGAAGGCACGCAGATGCAGAAGATGACCGTCCGCGAGGCGCTGAATTCGGCCATGGCCGAAGAGATGCGCGCCGACGACACGGTCTTCGTCATGGGGGAAGAGGTCGCCGAATACCAGGGCGCCTACAAGATCACCCAGAACCTGCTGGACGAATTCGGCCCCAAGCGCGTCATCGACACGCCGATCACCGAACACGGCTTTGCCGGCATCGGTGTCGGCGCCTCCTGGGGCAAGCTGAAGCCGATCGTTGAATTCATGACCTGGAACTTCGCCATGCAGGCGATCGACCAGATCATCAACTCTGCCGCAAAGACGCTCTATATGTCCGGCGGCCAGATGGGATCGCCCATCGTGTTCCGCGGCCCCAACGGCGCCGCCGCCCGCGTCGGCGCTCAGCACAGCCAGGATTATTCCGCATGGTACGCGTCCGTGCCCGGTCTGAAGGTCGTCATGCCCTACACCGCAGCCGACGCGAAGGGCCTGCTGAAATCGGCGATCCGCGATCCCAACCCGGTGGTCTTCCTGGAAAACGAGATCCTCTATGGCAAGTCCTTCGACGTGCCGGTCATGGATGATTTCACCATCCCCTTCGGCAAGGCGCGCATCGCCAAATCGGGCACCGACGTGACGCTGGTCAGCTATGGCATCGGCATGACCTATGCCATGGAAGCGGCCGAGAAGTTGGCCGAGGACGGCATCGACGCCGAGGTCATCGACCTGCGCACCCTGCGCCCGCTGGATTACGACACGGTCATCGCCTCGGTCATGAAGACCAACCGCTGCGTGACGGTCGAAGAAGGCTGGCCCGTGGGGTCGATCGGCAACCACCTGTCCGCCACGATCATGGAACGCGCCTTCGACTACCTGGACGCGCCGGTGATCAACTGCACGGGCAAGGACGTTCCGATGCCCTATGCGGCGAACCTGGAAAAGCTGGCGCTGGTGACCACCGACGAGGTGATCGAGGCCGTCAAAAAAGTCACTTATCGGTAA
- a CDS encoding Septum formation initiator: MSVPRTNRPSFGALIYFTLAFALGIYFTFAAVQGDYGLFRRVEISAEAESLKQDLDRLDTEVDRMDNLTHRLSDTYLDLDLLDQQARSVLGLIRADEIVIR, from the coding sequence ATGAGCGTACCCCGCACCAACCGTCCGTCCTTCGGCGCGCTGATCTATTTCACCCTGGCCTTCGCGCTGGGGATCTATTTCACATTCGCCGCCGTGCAGGGGGATTACGGCCTGTTCCGCCGGGTTGAGATCTCGGCAGAGGCCGAGTCCCTGAAACAGGACCTCGATCGCCTCGACACCGAAGTGGACCGGATGGACAACCTCACGCACCGCCTGTCGGACACCTACCTGGACCTGGACCTGCTGGACCAGCAGGCACGATCGGTCCTCGGCCTTATCCGCGCCGACGAGATCGTGATCCGCTGA
- the bcp gene encoding Putative peroxiredoxin bcp yields MVDAQDTAPDFTLPRDGGETVTLSDLRGSAVVLFFYPRDDTSGCTTESIGFSEALQEFADAGAKVFGISRDSVASHDKFVAKHGLSTVMLSDENGTTCEDYGVWKEKKMYGKTFMGIERSTFLIGADGKIARAWHKVKVPGHVQEVLEAVRAL; encoded by the coding sequence ATGGTGGATGCACAAGACACTGCACCCGATTTCACACTGCCCCGCGACGGCGGCGAAACCGTGACCCTGAGCGATCTGCGCGGGTCTGCCGTCGTGCTTTTTTTCTATCCGCGCGATGATACCTCGGGTTGCACGACGGAATCCATCGGATTTTCCGAAGCATTGCAGGAGTTTGCCGACGCCGGCGCCAAGGTTTTCGGGATCTCCAGGGACAGCGTCGCCAGCCACGACAAGTTCGTCGCCAAACACGGGCTGAGCACGGTGATGCTGTCGGACGAAAACGGCACCACCTGCGAGGATTACGGTGTCTGGAAGGAAAAGAAGATGTACGGCAAGACCTTCATGGGGATCGAACGGTCGACCTTCCTGATCGGTGCCGACGGCAAGATCGCCCGCGCCTGGCACAAGGTGAAGGTGCCCGGCCATGTCCAGGAGGTGCTCGAGGCCGTCCGCGCGCTCTGA
- the pdhC gene encoding Dihydrolipoyllysine-residue acetyltransferase component of pyruvate dehydrogenase complex, whose translation MPTEILMPALSPTMEEGTLAKWLVKEGDTVSSGDLLAEIETDKATMEFEAVDEGVVGKILIAEGTEGVKVNTPIAVLLEEGESADDIDTSAPAASSPAPSEAVSQESDEAPAPKAETAPAAPKSADGNRIFASPLARRIAAQKGLDLATLKGSGPHGRIVKADVEGASSAPVAKAEAPATTPSAAAPAAPAPAGPSADAVIKMYADRETEEVKLDGMRKTIAARLTEAKQTIPHFYLRRDIQLDALMKFRGDLNGQLSARGVKLSVNDFIIKACALALQAVPNANAVWAGDRIIKLKPSDVAVAVAIEGGLFTPVLRDAHQKSLSTLSSEMKDLASRARDRKLAPHEYQGGSFAISNLGMFGIDNFDAVINPPHGSILAVGAGVKKPVVGKDGEIAVATVMSVTLSVDHRVIDGALGAEFLKAIAENIENPLLMLA comes from the coding sequence ATGCCTACCGAAATCCTCATGCCCGCCCTGTCCCCCACGATGGAGGAAGGCACGCTGGCGAAATGGCTGGTCAAGGAAGGCGACACCGTGTCGTCGGGCGACCTGCTGGCCGAGATCGAGACCGACAAGGCGACGATGGAATTCGAAGCCGTCGATGAAGGTGTCGTCGGCAAGATCCTGATTGCCGAGGGCACCGAAGGGGTCAAGGTCAACACCCCCATCGCGGTCCTTCTGGAAGAGGGTGAAAGCGCCGACGACATCGACACGTCGGCTCCGGCGGCCAGCTCGCCCGCCCCTTCCGAGGCGGTCTCGCAAGAGAGCGACGAGGCGCCCGCGCCCAAGGCCGAAACGGCCCCCGCAGCGCCCAAATCCGCCGACGGCAACCGCATCTTCGCCTCTCCCCTTGCCCGGCGCATCGCCGCACAAAAGGGTCTGGACCTGGCCACGCTCAAGGGCTCCGGCCCGCATGGCCGCATCGTGAAGGCCGACGTCGAAGGCGCGTCTTCCGCTCCGGTCGCCAAGGCCGAAGCCCCCGCGACCACGCCGTCCGCCGCAGCCCCCGCCGCTCCGGCACCGGCGGGTCCCTCGGCCGACGCCGTCATCAAGATGTATGCCGACCGCGAAACCGAAGAGGTCAAGCTGGACGGTATGCGCAAGACCATCGCCGCGCGCCTGACCGAAGCCAAGCAGACCATCCCGCATTTCTACCTGCGCCGCGACATCCAGCTGGACGCGCTGATGAAATTCCGGGGCGACCTGAACGGTCAGCTCTCGGCCCGTGGCGTGAAACTGTCGGTCAACGACTTCATCATCAAGGCCTGTGCGCTGGCCCTGCAGGCGGTGCCGAATGCCAATGCCGTCTGGGCCGGTGACCGGATCATCAAGCTGAAGCCGTCCGACGTTGCCGTGGCGGTTGCCATCGAAGGCGGGCTCTTCACGCCCGTGCTGCGGGACGCGCATCAGAAATCGCTGTCGACGCTGTCGAGCGAGATGAAGGACCTGGCCAGCCGTGCCCGCGACCGCAAGCTTGCGCCGCATGAATACCAGGGCGGTTCCTTCGCGATCTCGAACCTGGGCATGTTCGGCATCGACAATTTCGACGCGGTCATCAACCCGCCGCACGGGTCGATCCTGGCCGTGGGCGCCGGCGTCAAGAAGCCCGTCGTCGGCAAGGATGGAGAGATCGCCGTCGCAACCGTCATGTCGGTGACGCTGTCGGTCGATCACCGGGTCATCGACGGTGCCCTGGGGGCGGAATTCCTGAAGGCCATCGCCGAGAACATCGAGAACCCGCTTCTGATGCTGGCCTGA
- the pgk gene encoding Phosphoglycerate kinase: MAWKTLDDMDLAGKRVLTRVDLNVPMDDGNVTDTTRIDRIVPTLKDIVAAGGTPVLLAHFGRPKGKHVPEMSLRPVVPALEAACGMPVTFAADCRGPAAQAAIDSVAPGGVVLLENTRFYPGEEKNDPDLAAGFAELGDVYCNDAFSAAHRAHASTEALARLLPACAGRLMQAELSALEAALGDPVRPVVAVVGGAKVSSKLDLLGNLVAKVDHLVIGGGMANTFLAAQGIDVGKSLAEHDMTPTATRIMEKARAAGCEIILPSDVVVAREFKAHAAHETVAADACPADAMILDAGPDTVARIASVLKSARTLIWNGPLGAFEIAPFDKATNAAAQTAADLTTDGTLVSVAGGGDTVAALNQAGAADRFTYISTAGGAFLEWMEGKVLPGVAALDG; the protein is encoded by the coding sequence ATGGCCTGGAAAACCCTCGACGACATGGATCTGGCGGGCAAGCGCGTGCTGACCCGTGTGGACCTGAACGTTCCCATGGACGACGGCAACGTCACCGACACCACCCGCATCGACCGCATCGTGCCGACGCTGAAGGACATCGTCGCCGCCGGCGGCACGCCCGTCCTGCTGGCCCACTTCGGCCGTCCCAAGGGCAAGCACGTCCCCGAGATGTCGCTGCGCCCCGTGGTGCCCGCGCTGGAAGCCGCCTGCGGGATGCCCGTGACCTTCGCCGCCGACTGCCGCGGACCCGCCGCGCAGGCCGCCATCGACTCGGTCGCGCCGGGCGGCGTGGTGCTGCTGGAAAACACCCGCTTCTACCCGGGCGAGGAAAAGAACGACCCCGACCTGGCGGCGGGCTTCGCCGAACTGGGCGACGTCTATTGCAACGATGCCTTCTCGGCCGCCCACCGCGCCCATGCCTCGACCGAAGCGCTGGCCCGCCTGCTGCCCGCCTGCGCCGGCCGGCTGATGCAGGCCGAACTTTCGGCACTGGAAGCCGCGCTTGGCGATCCGGTGCGCCCGGTCGTCGCCGTGGTCGGCGGTGCGAAAGTGTCGTCCAAGCTGGATCTGCTGGGCAACCTGGTGGCCAAGGTCGATCACCTGGTGATCGGCGGCGGCATGGCCAACACCTTCCTGGCCGCGCAAGGCATCGACGTGGGCAAGTCGCTGGCCGAACACGACATGACCCCCACCGCGACCAGGATCATGGAAAAGGCCCGCGCGGCAGGCTGCGAGATCATCCTGCCCTCCGACGTCGTGGTCGCGCGCGAATTCAAGGCCCATGCCGCCCATGAAACCGTGGCCGCCGACGCCTGCCCGGCCGACGCGATGATCCTTGACGCCGGCCCCGACACGGTGGCCCGGATCGCCAGCGTGCTGAAATCCGCCAGGACGCTGATCTGGAACGGCCCTCTTGGCGCCTTCGAAATCGCGCCCTTCGACAAGGCCACCAACGCCGCGGCCCAGACGGCGGCGGATCTGACAACCGACGGCACGCTGGTGTCGGTCGCGGGCGGCGGCGATACGGTCGCGGCGCTGAATCAGGCCGGCGCCGCGGATCGGTTCACCTATATCTCGACAGCCGGCGGCGCGTTCCTGGAATGGATGGAAGGCAAGGTTCTGCCCGGCGTCGCCGCCCTTGACGGCTGA
- the ppiB_1 gene encoding Peptidyl-prolyl cis-trans isomerase B, whose translation MAEIKDPENTILIELKDGTVVIELLPDVAPEHSARMKELARAGHYDNVCFHRVIDGFMAQTGDVQHGDMEDGFNIRMAGTGGSDLPDLPAEFSRLPHDRGTLGAARSQNPNSANSQFFINFKDNHFLNGQYTVYGRVIDGMEFVDAIVRGEPPAAPDRMITVKVAADADA comes from the coding sequence ATGGCCGAGATCAAGGACCCGGAGAACACTATCCTCATCGAGCTGAAGGACGGCACCGTCGTCATCGAGCTTCTGCCCGACGTGGCCCCCGAGCATAGCGCCCGGATGAAAGAGCTGGCGCGCGCCGGCCATTACGACAACGTCTGCTTCCATCGCGTGATCGACGGCTTCATGGCCCAGACCGGCGATGTGCAGCACGGCGACATGGAAGACGGCTTCAACATCCGCATGGCGGGCACCGGCGGATCCGACCTGCCCGACCTGCCGGCCGAATTTTCGCGTCTGCCCCACGACCGGGGCACGCTGGGCGCGGCGCGGTCGCAGAACCCGAATTCGGCCAACAGCCAGTTCTTCATCAACTTCAAGGACAACCACTTCCTGAACGGCCAGTACACCGTTTACGGACGGGTGATCGACGGCATGGAATTCGTCGATGCCATCGTGCGCGGCGAGCCGCCTGCGGCCCCGGACCGCATGATCACCGTGAAGGTGGCCGCAGATGCAGATGCGTAA